A window of Panicum virgatum strain AP13 chromosome 8K, P.virgatum_v5, whole genome shotgun sequence contains these coding sequences:
- the LOC120646463 gene encoding classical arabinogalactan protein 9-like: MEMTQLQARTLHFDTPPRLPDLPPPSGPAPSAPVSQIQTSGQPPISSVPQLSPVPESSEPSASEPTPEFQSATQSTEPSFHTASTTCSTTGATAPATTTMPTLTVSAPLEAPGASLPTDAEQAVDEAAADSDSGSPSDFLLSAAEGGTSLPDPQDPPAQ; this comes from the coding sequence ATGGAGATGACACAGCTTCAGGCTCGCACCCTGCACTTCGATACTCCTCCGAGGTTGCCAGATCTGCCACCCCCCTCGGGGCCTGCACCTTCAGCTCCAGTCAGTCAGATACAGACTTCAGGGCAGCCCCCGATCAGCAGTGTACCTCAGCTATCTCCAGTGCCTGAGTCGTCCGAGCCGTCAGCCTCAGAGCCTACTCCAGAGTTCCAGTCTGCCACTCAGTCGACCGAGCCCAGCTTCCACACTGCTTCCACCACGTGCTCGACGACTGGTGCCACTGCTCCGGCCACGACGACAATGCCGACTCTTACCGTCTCTGCTCCGCTCGAGGCACCAGGCGCTTCTCTTCCTACCGACGCCGAGCAGGCAGTTGACGAGGCCGCAGCTGACAGTGACTCGGGATCTCCGTCTGACTTCCTTCTCTCTGCCGCCGAGGGTGGCACCTCCCTTCCGGATCCTCAGGATCCTCCTGCTCAGTAG